A single region of the Enterobacter cloacae complex sp. R_G8 genome encodes:
- a CDS encoding YfiR family protein, with translation MLFFMVGPATAGTFTETDKSVRSIVSGIVSYTRWPSLSGQPKLCVYASSHYTQALSREEGQSELPYTPVIVHNDQEALSATCDAIYFGTESPAKQLELISQYQGRALLLISEQNPECVIGSAFCLIIDHNQVRFSVNLDALTRSGVRVNPDVLMLARNKQHG, from the coding sequence ATGCTGTTCTTTATGGTGGGCCCAGCGACGGCAGGCACGTTCACAGAAACCGATAAATCGGTGCGTTCGATTGTGTCGGGTATTGTGAGCTACACCCGATGGCCGTCACTTTCCGGGCAACCTAAACTCTGTGTTTATGCCTCATCTCACTACACGCAAGCACTTAGCCGTGAAGAGGGGCAAAGCGAGTTACCTTATACTCCCGTTATTGTGCATAACGATCAGGAAGCCCTGTCCGCGACGTGCGATGCTATTTATTTCGGGACTGAATCGCCGGCAAAACAACTTGAATTAATAAGCCAGTATCAGGGCAGAGCATTGCTATTAATCTCAGAGCAGAATCCGGAATGTGTTATTGGCAGTGCATTTTGCCTGATAATCGATCACAACCAAGTCAGATTTTCCGTCAATCTGGATGCATTAACGCGCAGTGGTGTACGCGTCAATCCGGATGTATTAATGCTCGCACGGAATAAGCAGCATGGATAA
- a CDS encoding DUF2799 domain-containing protein, with amino-acid sequence MRSIALMLLSLCLSGCQINPYTFQPDWTSPSWFDAGKEDAMNGLPVKDNQTLADSFNDPHVDRSEYLRGYADGQKKVCEEGFIHAWGLAGKSFPASCDTAENAAKLHESWQQGMDESMRASRLN; translated from the coding sequence ATGCGTTCAATCGCTCTTATGCTGTTGTCGCTGTGTTTATCGGGCTGCCAGATCAATCCTTACACCTTCCAGCCCGACTGGACCAGTCCCAGTTGGTTCGACGCGGGTAAAGAAGACGCCATGAATGGCCTGCCGGTTAAAGATAATCAGACGCTGGCCGATAGTTTTAACGACCCGCATGTTGATCGTAGTGAATATCTTCGTGGCTACGCCGACGGTCAGAAGAAAGTGTGTGAAGAAGGTTTTATTCACGCCTGGGGATTAGCAGGCAAATCTTTCCCTGCCAGTTGTGATACCGCCGAAAATGCAGCAAAGCTGCATGAATCATGGCAACAAGGAATGGATGAAAGTATGCGCGCCAGCAGGCTAAATTAA